The Bacillus sp. NEB1478 genome contains the following window.
ATCCACATATCTAGCCCGTGTTTTTGCATTAATGAAGGCAGCAATAATTGCAGTCTGTTCAAAAGCCATTGATCCTTGAGTTTGTCTCTTTCTGCAAGTGTCAGTATGGTGATATGGTTAATGGTTTCTACTTTCATAAGTAACACTTCCTCTGTTTCACATTTTCTAATTTAACTTTTCTATTTTATACTTCCAAACTCCTTCATGGTCTTGATTGATCTTCAAAAGCATATGAATAGGAGGACAACGTGTACAAGGAGATGCATCATGAAACTATTCTTTCGTGGAGTTTTATTACTCGCAGCTGCTGCACTTATTGGTGAAAGTTTGGAACTATTAGTAAATATAATTCTTGCTAAACAGCTTGGAGAACATGGATTGGGACACTATATGTCGATCTTTCCAACGGTAATATTGATCATTATTATAGCTAGCCTGGAGTTGCCTATTTCCATTTCAAAATTTATTGCGGAAAAGGACGAAAAACTGCATTATAGTATGTTAAAACACGCAACAGCTTTAACGGTTATCATCACTATAGCAATGGTTGCAATCGCGATAATAGTGCTTCCTTTTGTTTCTGTTTTTAACAGTTACCATCCCTTGGTAAGATGGTTAATGGTAGCTCTCATTCCTATGATATCTTTCACATCTATTGCACGAGGGTATTTTATGGGAAAGCAGCAAATGGGGAAACTGGCTATTTCAAACCTTTTTCGAAAATTTGCTCAACTAATCTTATTAACAGCAATTTATCAGCTATTTTCATTTGATAAAGAGACAGCAATCTTAATTGCGTTAGCAACTTTCGTTGGAAGTGAATTTATAGTTCTTGTCTATTTGTTTACTGCTTATTGGCTTCAGTATGGAAAGATGAAATCTAAGACGAACCAAATGATGAGCAGCCGAGTAGTCACTAAAAGCTTAATGGCGGTTACCGTACCAACAACCGGACTTCGTCTTTTCCACGCTGTTACAAATGCGGTTCAGCCATTCCTTATCAAATATGCTCTATCAGCTACAGGTTTGTCTGATGTAGCGGCTACTGAACAATTTGGATTATTAGCAGGTGTAGCAATTGCGATTGGTTTTTTTCCAGCATTTATTGCACATTCACTACTTGTTGTATTAATTCCAACTGTCTCGGAAGCTACTGCTAAAAAAGACGTTGAAAAATTAAAGATACTGCTTAGGAGAGTCATGTGGATTACGGCTGCTTATGGATTCCCTGTTGTTATTTTTTTTCTTTTATTTTCTGAAAAGTTAACAATACTTTTCTTTCATTCTTCATCTGCAGCTACTTATTTGGAATTACTTTGGCCGAGCTTTTTATTTACCTTCTTTTTAATCCCGTTGCAAGCTTATTTAATTGGTCTTGGTTTAATTAACACTGCGTTTATTCAATCGGTTTGGTCGACGTTAATTTCATTCAGTCTCATGTATTTTTTAGGCTCACGTCCATCATTTGGTATGCACGGCATTATTATTGGAATGAATGCGGGATCTGTTTTATTGATGCTGCTCCATTATTTATCTGTATGTAAAGCGATTGGAATTACAACCTGGCTGGGGCCCAAAAATGAATTTCATTATTAAAAAACTGGCTTAGCATGTTTGCTTGGCCAGTTTCGTTTGTTTTATGAATTTATTTGCTGTCTTTGAGCGAGAATTGCACGAAAATTAAAACGCTGATGTTTGTCATTTTTTATAAACATCCATTGTTCTGGCACTCTGGATTGTAGAAAACGAAGCTGATTCTCATTCAAAGTAAGCTGTACACTTGACTCATCCATCGAAAAATCCTGATTTTCAACAAAGGAAAATTTTGTTCGTATTAAATTCACCAATCCCCTGATGGTTATAAATTTATAGGTATATCCTTCATGAATGGCTTCAATTATTGATTCCCAATGATCTTCAGCATACTGAAACAAATACAACCAGCTCGTTTCTGCCTTCTCGATATGTTTTAATGCTTGTAAATCATGGTTTCGTAACACTTCAATTAATTTGTCACCTTCAACGCCACCGGCCATCGCTGATTCCAAATGCAGACCTGCAGGCATAGATAATTTTATCAATTAAATTCCCCCATTCTTAAATCAAATCTATTCATGATATTTATATATGATGTTAGGAATGTGACGTTTTCGTTGTTCTCCAAATAATAAAAATTATGAACAATACGACTACGGAAAAACTTTTTTTATTTAATTGCTAAAAGCTTGGGTTCCAATTTCGGCTTCGCGTTTAAATAAACGACTATAGACACCATTCTCTGATTCCAGAAGCATGTCATGATTACCTTCTTCGATCATTTTTCCGTTTTCAATAACAACAATTCGATTTGCAGCAAGGACAGTAGAAAGTCTATGTGAAATGATAAAGACGGTTTGTTTTGACTTTCTGTTACTAATAGCTTGATTCACTTGCACTTCAGTGATGGGATCGAGTGCAGAACTAGCTTCGTCCAGCACTAAAATAGATGCATCTTTTACAAGTGCTCTTGCAAGTGATAACCTTTGCTTTTGACCACCAGATAATAAGCTTCCCCTCTCCCCTACTGAGGTGTTTAATCCATCGGGCAAGGATTGAATGAATTCACCTAATCCGCTGTCAAAAACGGCACTTAACAGTTCTTCATCAGTAGCCTCAGGTTTAGCGATCCTTAAATTATCAGCAAGAGTACCATTCCTAAGCTGTACATCTTGTGAAACGATTGCGATTTGAGAGCGGAGCCAACCGGCATCAATTGTGGAAATATCAACACCGTCTAAATGTATCGAACCACAGTCTGGCTCATAAAAACGCAGCAGCAAGTCTACTATTGTGGACTTTCCAGATCCGCTAGGTCCAACAAGAGCAATCGCTTCTCCAGATTTTACGGAAAAAGACAAACCTTTTAAGACTTTTTCATCTTTTTCGGGATAACCAAATGAAACGTTTTTTAATTCGATTGAACCATCAAGTTCAGGCAAGATAATTCCTTTTTCTGTTTCAGCTTGTGATGTCTTTTCGCTTAATAAAAGTTCAGAGCGATCAAGAGCAGGACCAGTTCTTCTTACGGAAAGCCAGTTTCGAAGCATTCTTTGCATTTCATTTGCAGCTATCGCTACAAGTCCTGCTGCAGTAAGCATCTCACCCGTTGATAATTTGTTGTTCCAGATTAGATAGGCACTAAGACCATAAACTACAGCTAATGCAAGACCGTTATAGCTTCCAATAACTACGATTGATTGCATACGTGCTTTTAATTCATAACGAGATTCTTTTATAAAAGATCTGCGTATTTCTGCTACGCTTTCAACTTCTCCATCGGATACACCGAGGACACGTGAGAGATGAATTCCAGTTACAGATTCGCGTAATCTTTCTAAATAACGGGAAGCTTCTTTTCTGGCATTCGCTGAAGCTTGCCGTGTTCTTTGTCCAACTGCATTTGATGTTAAGTAGAATATGATCCCTAAAACAACACTCGTAATCATGAGATAAGGATGAATCCACAAAAGTACAAAACTATAAAGAACGACCCCTTGAACGGAAGCCATAAATGTTGAGCCTTCCCATGCAAGGAAATTATGCAGCGTGTCTGGATCATCAGATACCCTGGCCATCATTTCACCAGATTGATTGTTTTGGTAAAACGAAAATGGAAGTAACTGAAGATGTTTAAATAACCGCAATTTCTGCCAGTTCGTAACGGTTTTTGCCACTTGATGGCAAAAGTATTCATCAATTACCATCAGTATTAAATCCGCAACTGCAGCAAATATGAGCAGCCACATCAGACCCCATAATAGTTTGTTAGATTCGTCAGGTAAGATTGTATCAATAAGCCAGCCCATTGCAAGTGTAGGAATAAGGGCTGAAAACACTTGGCTGATTGCTATTACGAACGCATCTGCGAAAACCCAGTTCTTATGAGGTTTTAAAAAGGCAAGAACGCGTCTGCCGTCACGGTTTTTTTGCTTTACAGCAGCTTGGTTCATATCGCTCTCTCCTTTTCTAATTCACTGTACTGTGCCATATAAAGCTGATAATACTGACCTTTTAATGCTAATAATTCATCATGAGTACCTTCTTCTGCCACAACACCTTTATCCAGAAGCAAAATTTTGTCTGCATCTCTGACAGTTACGAGGCGATGTGCAATCGTAATCGTTGTTCTTCCAGGAATTAGTGTTTCTAATGCAGATTGAACTCTCTCTTCTGTTTCGCCATCAAGTGATGACGTGGCTTCATCAAAAATTAAAAGTGCAGGATGGCGAAGAATTGCACGAGCCAACGCAACCCGCTGACGTTGTCCGCCAGATAGTTTCAAACCTCTTTCACCAACAATGGTTTCATAACCTTCAGGAAGATCCTTAATGAAATCTGTTAACCCAGCTGCTTCGCAAGCCTGCTCTAATTCTACTTGTGATGCATCTTTTCTTCCATATAATAGATTCATACGAAGTGTGTTGTTTAACAAGAATGTTTCTTGAGATACAACACCAACCTGCTGTCTAAAAGAGTTTCTGTTGTATGCAAATAAGTTTTGGTTATCAATTTCAATGCTTCCTTTTTCAGGTTCGTATAAGCCTAATAGCAGCTGAATAAGTGTAGACTTACCTCCCCCGCTTGTGCCAACGATCCCGATATGCTGGCCAGCGTGCATATTTAAGGAAACTCCTTTTAAAACATATTCTTCTTTATCAGGGTATCGGAACCAGAGATCCTCAACTTTAATATCGCCGCGAATATTCCCCATTTTAGGGAGATCTTCCTCATGTTCTATTGGTAGATCAAAATATTCATAAATTCGCTGAAGAGCTGGAATAGCTTGTTGAATGACAAGCGCATTTTCGGCTAAAGATCGAATTGGGAAAAACATAGTTGGAATAAAACCTAGACAAGCAACTAGCGTACCTACTGAGATCGTATTGTTCCAGACAGCAAGACCTCCGACTACCATGACCACTCCCGGAGTAGCGATATTAAATAAGTTGCCAAGCCGCCAGTTCACCTTTCCGATTAAAGCTGCACGAATGGAATAATTCTTCCAAGCTGTAAGTTTTTTATCTTGTGTATGTACTTCGCGCTCTTGTGTTTGGAAAGTACGAACGAGTCTTGCAGATTCAATGCTTTCCTGCAGATGGTGATAAATATCTGCATTCATATCACGCTGAACAGCACTCATTTTTCTCATTGTGTGGCCTAATTTAAAAGACGGATAAAGATAAATGGCAAATACAGCAAACATGACGATTGCAACTGGCCAATATAGAGCAAATACCGCAATAAAGGCAGCAACAGCACTCACTACTTGCTGAACAAAACGCGGCACAACCGTGTTGTTTAAGTTTTGAACTGCTTCAACATCGTGAGTGAGCCGGTAAAGCATATCTCCACGAGGTGTTGTCGTAAAGAATGACATTGGTGTTTTGTGTAAGCGTCCAAATGCTCTTAATTGCATATCTGTAATAACATCGAGTCCGATTTGGACTTGAATAAATTCTTGCAGAGCTTCAAATACAATTTTAAATAGAAATGCAAAAAATACACCCGCAACCAACCAGCCGATCATTTCAGTCATTTTATTGGGAAGAATATCGTCAACTAGTTTACCTGCAAGTATTGGCGGTATTACGGTGAATACTCCACCGATCAACGAACATCCAAATGCTAGCAGAAGCCCCCTCCAATAAGGTTTAAAATGCTTAAGCGTCACTGATAACAGCTTCATATTTAGTTCCCCCTCTCGCTCCAAGCACTTTATTTTATACTATTTTCACAAAATTTTCATTATTTTTACTTGTTATTTTTTCACAAATTAAGGGATAAATTGAGAGGTGGGGTCTGACCCCTGACAATTTATTTCCCTCGATATTATTTAGGATTAGTTCAGGCACTTTTACTCGGTTTATGTATTGGATTTTTCTTGTTTTAGATTAAGGGTTATTTCATATGATTATATTTCCTTTGGTTTTCGGGTGATGATTTAGAAATGGGATGTCACATGAGCTCGAGAATAAATTTTTCATTAAATATCGTTGTATTTGTATAAATGCATGGTAATCTCTTCTTTTTATTAGTAAGCTTGGGGTTTTTATGAGTTCCAGCTGTAAAAGATTATTTAAATTTCAAGTATTAAGTCTAATTTGAAATAATTAAGTCTCTTTTGATTAAATTAAGTCTCTTTTGATTAAATTAAGTCTCTTTTGATTAAATTAAGTCTCATTTTAATTAATTAAGTTTTTCTACAAATTTCGACAACCAGCTAAAAGAACATCAAAAATTCCGGATGGATAATTCAAGGTTCTTACTACACAAAAAAACCTCAAAAGCTCGCTATGAAGCGGTCTTTCAAGGCTTTTATTACAGTAATATTCAATTTAAGTTTATCTTTTTTAGCGGCTTTTTCGCGGGTCCTTCAACTACTGCTCCATCATAGGTAAAACGAGATCCATGGCATGGACAGTCCCAAGTACGATCACCACTGTTCCATTCAACTTCACAACCTAAATGAGTACATTTCGTATCGACTATGTGAAGTTCTCCATTAGCATCTCGAAAACCGCCGCATCTTTCTCCTTCTAAGGTTACTGAACCGCCTTCTCCCTTTTTAAGACTTTGTGGATGTTTGGCTGGTTTATCCAATTTACCTGACACAAAGTGTTTTGCTACATCAGCATTTTCTTTTATAAACTGTTTCAGATCTGATGGATCAGCTTGAAAACGTTGTGGTTTATATAATTCGGCATACTCATTTTCCCGATCTAAAATATAATCGCGAATAATATGGGCAGCTAAAGTTCCTGTTGTCATTCCCCATTTTTTAAATCCTGTAGCCACGAAAATATGATCATGTTTATGAGTGAGTTTTCCGATAAAAGGTACTTTATCGAGAGTTATGAGATCTTGTGCAGACCAGCGAGATAATACTCTTTCTACATTTAATGTTTTCTTGGCTTCTTTTAATAATGCCTCATAATGGAGGTGAGTCGGAATACCTTGCCCGGTTTGATGACTTTCGCCGCCTATGAGTACAATTTTTTCACCATCTTGTAATATGGTTCGATACGAGCGGACTGTATCATCAACACTTAAATACATCCCTTCAGGAAATTTATCTTTCGTTTTAACCGCTAAGACATAAGAACGTTCTGCCATCATTCTAGTGAAATAAAAGCCCATTCCATCAAAAAAAGGAAAGTGAGTGCAGCAAACAACGAAGTTAGCTTTTATTTCATGACCATTTTCGGTTATAACAGTCGCTTTTTTATCACTTTTGCTTTCTTGTATATCTGCTGCGGTAGTGTTTTCATACATTTTTACTCCAAGGTTTTCTAGTTCATTTACTAATGCTGTTAAATATTTTAGCGGGTGAAAATGTGCCTGGTTCCTCATAACGAGAGCTTTTTTATGTTGAATATCAAATGGAATGTTTTTAATTAAATCTCCATCTATCTCCAAATGTTCATATGCTAATGCTTCTTTTTCTAATTTTTTTACACCTTCTTCGGTATCGGCATAAAGATAAGCATCGTGAGGTTCATAGTTGCAATGTATGTTCTTTTCCTTAACCAGATCATGAATAAATCGACCAGCAAATTCATTGGATTGATAATATTTTTTCGCTCGGTCAATGCCGAGATGTGTGATGAGTTTACTGTAAATAAGACCATGCTGGGACGTAATTTTTGCCGTTGTATGTCCGGTTGTCCCGTTCATGATTTTCCCAGCATCGATCAGAATGACTTTCCGACCTTCTTTTGCAAGTAAATAAGCGGTTGTAATTCCTGAAATTCCAGCACCTACAACCACTACTTCTGATTCTTCATTTCTGGTTACTGATTGATATTTCGGCATTTCAATGTTTTGTCTCCATAAAGGTTCAGGAAATTGCGGTAAAACTTGATCATCGTGATTCAAAACAAAAGACCTCCTACTTTTTCACCTTATTTCTTCTCCATTATTCCCTAGAGGTATATGAAACAATCAAAAAAAGAAAAACAGGCTAAAAATCAGCCTGTTCTAGTGGGCTTATTCTGTTCGTTTTTGAAGTGCGTAACTGAAGTTGCCTGTGTAGTTATCTAAATGTCCGTCTTCTAACCAAATGGTCCGTTCAAATAACTTATTCATAAAATAGCGGTCATGTGTAACTGCTAGGATGGTACCATTAAATTCCTCAAGTGCTGATTCCAGCGCTTCACGAGATTCAATATCTAAATGATTTGTAGGTTCATCGAGAATGAGAAAGTTAAATCCTTCGTAAACAAGCTGAGCAAGTCTTAGTCGTGTTCGCTCTCCTCCGCTTAAATCTGCCCCTTTTTTATAAACAGCTGGACCGTAAAATAAGAATTTAGCAAGATGATGTCTCGCTTCTCCATCTTCCATAACTACTTTATCTTTAAAAATATCTAGAACTGATAAATTAGGAGGTGCATCAAGTCCTTTTTGTGACAAGTAGCCGATTGAAACGGAAGGTCCGAGTTTTATATGTCCGTTATTTACTGAGCCATCTTGCAGCATTTTAATTAGTGTTGTTTTTCCAGTTCCATTTTTTCCGACTAAAGCAATCTTCTCGCCAAATCTGATTTGAAGATTAATATTATTAAAAAGGATTCGGTCTTCTATTTGTTTAGTAACTTCTTCAAGAATGACGACATCTTGCCCGCTTCTTTTATTAACATTAAATTCGAAAGCTGCCTTTTTCTTATCGAGCAAAGGCCGTTTCATATTTTGAATACGATGCAAAGCTTTCTCCATATTTCTTGCTCTGCGAAAGAATTTTTCATTCCCAGAACGTGCTCCCCATTCTCTGAGCTGTTTAATAGATTCCTTGATTTTCTTGACTTTCTTCTGCTGTTCTTGGTATTTTTCGAATTCCAATAAAAGGTTTTTTTCTTTTTCCTTTATGAACTGTGAATAGGAACAACTGTAAGTAATGCATTCACCTTCATCAATATCGATTGTTTTGGTCGTTACTTGATCTAAGAAATATCGATCATGACTGATGATCAGAACTGCACCTTTATATTTTTGCAAGTAATTTTCCAACCAGTTTATCGTATCGACATCAAGATGGTTAGTAGGTTCATCGAGAAGAAGCAATTCAGGTTCTTTTAGCAGAAGACATGCTAACCCAACCTTTGTTTGTTCCCCTCCGCTTATATCTTTGAATAATTGATTGGACAAATGAGAGATTCCAAGGCCGCTCATTACACCGTTTATCTTGGAGTCAATAGCATATCCGCCTAAATCTTCATAGGTTTCTTGCAGTTTATATAATTTGTTTAAATTTTTCTCCAGTTTGTCTGATTGTGTTGGATCACTTATTAATAAAGTTACCTTTTGTATGTTTTGTTCGATTTCCCTTAATTGTTGGAAGGCAGCAGCAACTGTTTCATAAACAGTTGATTGCGGGTCGCAGTCCGGTATTTGTACAAGATATCCGACTCTAGCTTCTTTTTTAATAAAAATTGATCCTGAATCAGGTTGATCTGTTCCACTGATTAATTTAAACAACGTGGTTTTTCCGGAGCCATTTCGGCCAACGATTCCTATTCGGTCAGTTTCATGAATTTCAAAAGAAAGATTTTTTAGTATTTCATTTCCGCCGTACATTTTTTTTGTATTTTGAACAGTGCATATAATCATTTTTATGTTCTCCTTAATTATTATTTCCACTGTCCTTTTCCTGCATAAAAAACCCGTGAGCATATAACTTAGCCCACGGGTTTTCAGTCTAAATGAAAAAGGATAGGGTAAGGTCGCTTATCGATGTGAACTATTAAAATAACTGATTTTGGACAGACTAATCCAATTTTGAGAAAATACGTAAGTAATCGAT
Protein-coding sequences here:
- a CDS encoding oligosaccharide flippase family protein, producing the protein MKLFFRGVLLLAAAALIGESLELLVNIILAKQLGEHGLGHYMSIFPTVILIIIIASLELPISISKFIAEKDEKLHYSMLKHATALTVIITIAMVAIAIIVLPFVSVFNSYHPLVRWLMVALIPMISFTSIARGYFMGKQQMGKLAISNLFRKFAQLILLTAIYQLFSFDKETAILIALATFVGSEFIVLVYLFTAYWLQYGKMKSKTNQMMSSRVVTKSLMAVTVPTTGLRLFHAVTNAVQPFLIKYALSATGLSDVAATEQFGLLAGVAIAIGFFPAFIAHSLLVVLIPTVSEATAKKDVEKLKILLRRVMWITAAYGFPVVIFFLLFSEKLTILFFHSSSAATYLELLWPSFLFTFFLIPLQAYLIGLGLINTAFIQSVWSTLISFSLMYFLGSRPSFGMHGIIIGMNAGSVLLMLLHYLSVCKAIGITTWLGPKNEFHY
- a CDS encoding ABC transporter ATP-binding protein is translated as MNQAAVKQKNRDGRRVLAFLKPHKNWVFADAFVIAISQVFSALIPTLAMGWLIDTILPDESNKLLWGLMWLLIFAAVADLILMVIDEYFCHQVAKTVTNWQKLRLFKHLQLLPFSFYQNNQSGEMMARVSDDPDTLHNFLAWEGSTFMASVQGVVLYSFVLLWIHPYLMITSVVLGIIFYLTSNAVGQRTRQASANARKEASRYLERLRESVTGIHLSRVLGVSDGEVESVAEIRRSFIKESRYELKARMQSIVVIGSYNGLALAVVYGLSAYLIWNNKLSTGEMLTAAGLVAIAANEMQRMLRNWLSVRRTGPALDRSELLLSEKTSQAETEKGIILPELDGSIELKNVSFGYPEKDEKVLKGLSFSVKSGEAIALVGPSGSGKSTIVDLLLRFYEPDCGSIHLDGVDISTIDAGWLRSQIAIVSQDVQLRNGTLADNLRIAKPEATDEELLSAVFDSGLGEFIQSLPDGLNTSVGERGSLLSGGQKQRLSLARALVKDASILVLDEASSALDPITEVQVNQAISNRKSKQTVFIISHRLSTVLAANRIVVIENGKMIEEGNHDMLLESENGVYSRLFKREAEIGTQAFSN
- a CDS encoding ABC transporter ATP-binding protein, with amino-acid sequence MKLLSVTLKHFKPYWRGLLLAFGCSLIGGVFTVIPPILAGKLVDDILPNKMTEMIGWLVAGVFFAFLFKIVFEALQEFIQVQIGLDVITDMQLRAFGRLHKTPMSFFTTTPRGDMLYRLTHDVEAVQNLNNTVVPRFVQQVVSAVAAFIAVFALYWPVAIVMFAVFAIYLYPSFKLGHTMRKMSAVQRDMNADIYHHLQESIESARLVRTFQTQEREVHTQDKKLTAWKNYSIRAALIGKVNWRLGNLFNIATPGVVMVVGGLAVWNNTISVGTLVACLGFIPTMFFPIRSLAENALVIQQAIPALQRIYEYFDLPIEHEEDLPKMGNIRGDIKVEDLWFRYPDKEEYVLKGVSLNMHAGQHIGIVGTSGGGKSTLIQLLLGLYEPEKGSIEIDNQNLFAYNRNSFRQQVGVVSQETFLLNNTLRMNLLYGRKDASQVELEQACEAAGLTDFIKDLPEGYETIVGERGLKLSGGQRQRVALARAILRHPALLIFDEATSSLDGETEERVQSALETLIPGRTTITIAHRLVTVRDADKILLLDKGVVAEEGTHDELLALKGQYYQLYMAQYSELEKERAI
- a CDS encoding FAD-dependent oxidoreductase; translated protein: MPKYQSVTRNEESEVVVVGAGISGITTAYLLAKEGRKVILIDAGKIMNGTTGHTTAKITSQHGLIYSKLITHLGIDRAKKYYQSNEFAGRFIHDLVKEKNIHCNYEPHDAYLYADTEEGVKKLEKEALAYEHLEIDGDLIKNIPFDIQHKKALVMRNQAHFHPLKYLTALVNELENLGVKMYENTTAADIQESKSDKKATVITENGHEIKANFVVCCTHFPFFDGMGFYFTRMMAERSYVLAVKTKDKFPEGMYLSVDDTVRSYRTILQDGEKIVLIGGESHQTGQGIPTHLHYEALLKEAKKTLNVERVLSRWSAQDLITLDKVPFIGKLTHKHDHIFVATGFKKWGMTTGTLAAHIIRDYILDRENEYAELYKPQRFQADPSDLKQFIKENADVAKHFVSGKLDKPAKHPQSLKKGEGGSVTLEGERCGGFRDANGELHIVDTKCTHLGCEVEWNSGDRTWDCPCHGSRFTYDGAVVEGPAKKPLKKINLN
- the abc-f gene encoding ribosomal protection-like ABC-F family protein; the protein is MIICTVQNTKKMYGGNEILKNLSFEIHETDRIGIVGRNGSGKTTLFKLISGTDQPDSGSIFIKKEARVGYLVQIPDCDPQSTVYETVAAAFQQLREIEQNIQKVTLLISDPTQSDKLEKNLNKLYKLQETYEDLGGYAIDSKINGVMSGLGISHLSNQLFKDISGGEQTKVGLACLLLKEPELLLLDEPTNHLDVDTINWLENYLQKYKGAVLIISHDRYFLDQVTTKTIDIDEGECITYSCSYSQFIKEKEKNLLLEFEKYQEQQKKVKKIKESIKQLREWGARSGNEKFFRRARNMEKALHRIQNMKRPLLDKKKAAFEFNVNKRSGQDVVILEEVTKQIEDRILFNNINLQIRFGEKIALVGKNGTGKTTLIKMLQDGSVNNGHIKLGPSVSIGYLSQKGLDAPPNLSVLDIFKDKVVMEDGEARHHLAKFLFYGPAVYKKGADLSGGERTRLRLAQLVYEGFNFLILDEPTNHLDIESREALESALEEFNGTILAVTHDRYFMNKLFERTIWLEDGHLDNYTGNFSYALQKRTE